A window of Tatumella citrea genomic DNA:
GGTTGACGGCGGGTCGGTGACTGTAGCACTGGACAAAACCAGTAATACGTTAACCTACCACTTCGAGAGTGCTGAGAAGCGCAAAGCAGCAGGTACGGTGCATTGATCCGTTATCGTGTTCAGTAAAAACAGAAGGCCGGATATTCCGGCCTTTTTTATGCCGCTATTTCAGGCAAATTATTTTACTGAAAATCAGCGACTACGGAAGACAATGCGGCCCTTGCTCAAATCATAAGGCGTCAGCTCTACAGTGACTTTATCGCCGGTCAGAATGCGGATATAGTTTTTGCGCATTTTACCAGAGATATGAGCGGTAACCACGTGGCCGTTTTCTAGCTCAACGCGGAACATGGTGTTAGGCAACGTATCCAGTACGGTACCCTGCATTTCAATATTGTCTTCTTTGGCCATCGAATCCTCTGAATGGACTAGCTAAATTTGAATCGGCAAGATAATGCCGAATTCTGGTATCTATGTAAAGAATTGTTGGTGCTTTTACCAACAGTTCGCTATGCGTCATGTAAAAACATGCGCATTCTACGGAAATCTGGGTGCTGTGACGTCAATCGTGGAAATTAAGCAGGAGCTTTCATCGGAATAGCAAGTCGGGGAAAAACCTTCCTTGTTGTTCTTCTGGTACCTGGCGTATTCACTCCCGGTTGCGGTGCAGGAGAGTCATTTCGAAAACGCTAACGACATAACAAGCAGACGCAGTCTACCACTTTTCCTGCTGAATGTATGCAAAACATTACACCCGACTAAATCACCGGGCCTGACTGCCAGCAATTTGCATCCAACTGCAGGTCCTGCAATGTACTGATCTGTTGCAGGTAGTGACGACGAGGAATCTCTCTCACCCCCAACGATGCTGTATGTGGATTAAGGATTTGGCAATCAATAAGCTGCCCGCCATGGGCTGAAAAATGTTGGCAAAACTTCATTAGCCCGGTTTTAGAGGCATTTTCAGCGCGGCTGAACATTGATTCAGCACAAAACAACTGGCCGAGCGCCATCCCATATAAACCGCCAGTTAACTTACCGCCATCCCAAACTTCAACGGAGTGTGCCAGACCGGCGCAAAACAGTTCCTGCCAGGCAGCGATGACTTCATTGGTAATCCAGGTCCCGTCTTCGCGTTGTGTAGCACAGCCATGAATAACCGACGAAAAGTCCCGGTCGATGGTTACCGTGTAGCGGGATGTCCGTTGAAAACGGGCCATACTACGACTGATATGGAATTCTGTCGGATACAATACTGCCCGCGGGTCAGGAGACCACCAAAGTAGCGGATCCTGCTCTGAAAACCACGGGAAAATACCCTGACGATAGGCACTGACCATTCTTTCCACAGAAAGATCGCCACCGAAAGCCAGTAATCCATCAGGCTCACGCAATGCAGATCGAGGATCCGGAAAACTTACCGGGTGCTCAGACAATTGTGGCAAATACAGTGGCATGGTTGTTGTTCATTCACCGGTTAAACGCTGGCAAAATTGCCGGTAGCGGCCATGAAGCTTCAATAGCTGTTGATGGCTGCCTTGTTCGATGATCCCGCCATTTTCCATAACGCAGATTCGATCCATTTTATCCAGACCATTCAGGCGGTGGGTAACCATGATAACGGTTTTACCCTGAGTGACGCGCTGTAACAGCTCAAGGATCTGTTGTTCAGTGCTGGCATCCAGCCCCTCAGTGGGTTCATCAAGTAGCCAGAGATCACCCTGGTGCAATAATGCACGGGCTATGGCTAAACGGCGTAGCTCTCCACCTGACAGCGTCCGGCCACCTTCACCCATCCAACTGTCCAGACCTTCATTTTCAAGTAATGCATCCAGACCAGTGAGTTGTAGCACGGCGATGAGTTCACTGTCACTACTGTTATCTGCGGCAAGCCGCAGGTTATCACGCAAAGTCTGGTTAAATAATGCCACTCGTTGCGTAACCACACTGGTTCTCTGACGAAGTGAAGTTTCGTCCCATTCCTTAAGGGGCAGCTGGTTAAAGCAAATGTTACCCTGCAGCGGATCAGCTGCCCTGGTCAGCAGCTGGAGTAGAGTTGACTTACCGCAGCCAGTAAAACCGAGAAGCGCAATTTTTTCTCCGCAACTGACTTGCAGATTAAGCCCGTCGAGGACCAGTTGCTGTTGACCAGGATAAGCAAAACTCAGGTCAGTTACCTTCAATGCAATACCGGTGGTCTGTGATGCCGTGGATTGAGCGGGAAATATCACCTGTGGAGGTTTATCTAACAGCTCAGTTAAGCGGCGGGCCGACAGTACAACCCTTGAGATGTGCAGAAATGATGCTGCTACCGGTCCCAGCGATTCGAAAGCCGCCAGTGCGCAGAAGGCAAACAAAGCAATGAATGTCGGATCCTGTCCGGGAGAGTTCAGCCACAGCGAACCCAGCCATAATATCATACAGACGGTTATTCCGGTGATGATCATCAGGACGCTTTGTGATGCTGCGTTCAGAGAATGTTGTTGCTGCTTTGCATCAGCTAAATTCTGTCCGGTCTGAGATAACTGCTGTTGCCAGTGTTTATCATGTTGATAAATTTTCAGCTCTGCCATGCTGCTCAGCCAGCGTGTCAGTTGCAGGCGGTAAGCAGCACTCAGTGCGGTTACCTGCTGTCCTGAAGAAACACCCAACCGGTAAAACAGTATCGGAAGCAGCAGCAGGCTTAACAACATAATGCCGCCTGTTATCAGGGCCAGCGGCAGGCTCAGAAAACTCAGGCCGAAAGTCACGGCAATAATCACCAGTAATGCTCCCGCCAGTGGCGAGAGAACCCGCAGATACAGGTGATCCAGATTATCAACATCGGCAACAAAACGATTTAACAGATCACCCTGGCGAAATTCAGCTAAGCCGGCAGGGGAGAGGGGGAACAGTTTGCTGAAGGTATAGACCCGCAGATGCTGTAACACACGAAAAGTACCGTCGTGACTGACCAGTCGTTCAAAATAGCGGGCGGCAGTGCGAATAATGGCTGCCCCTCTGACACCGGCTGCCGGCAACATATAGTTAAAACTGTACAGACCTGCTGTGCCGGCCAGTGCGGAGGCTGCCAGAAACCAGCCGGAAAGCGTCAACAGGCTGATACTGGCCAGCAGAGTCACAATGGCCAGTAGCAGGCCAAGTGAAAGCAGTAATCCATGCCGCCGCCACAGACGCAGAAAAGGTAACAACGCACTCATAGCTGAATCTCCTGACGGGAATGAGACAACAGTTCACTGAACAGACCACGGGAATCCGACAGAGTCTGCCAGTCGCCTTGTTGGATGATCTGTCCGTGGCTCATCACCCAGATTTCGTCCCATTGCTGCAAACCTTCGGGTTGATGAGTAATCATCAACGTAGTTTGTTGCAGTGATGCCGCTTGTAGTGCCTGCATGACTCGTTGTTCGCTGTGACTATCCAGGCTGGCTGCAGGTTCATCCGGCAACAACACGCTGGAAGGCAGTAACAGAGCTCTGGCTACTGCGACCCGTTGTGCCTGCCCGACGGATAATCCAGTGGCATTATCACCGATGAGCGTATCAGCACCTTGTGCCAGCTGAGGGATGAACTCAGTTACCCCCGAAGCAAGCAGAGCCTGCTCAAATTGTTGCTCGCTACAGACCCGTCCGAAGGTAATATTCTGCCGCAAACTGTCAGCCGGCAGTGTCGGGTTCTGCCCGACCCATGCAATCATCTGCTGCCAGTGAACAATGTCGGCGTCGCGTAGTTCACAGCCATTGACTTTCAGCGATCCCTGATAAGGTAAAAACCCCAACAAAGCATTAATCAGCGAGGTTTTACCGGCACCACTGGTCCCCAGCAATGCGACCCGTTTACCGGCTTGCAGGGTGAAATTTAATGGCTGTGTCAGAGGATGGCCGCTGGCAGTAGTAACAACCAGATCTGTTGCGCAAAGAGTGACCGGGCCGTTCCACTGCGGCTGAGTCTGTGATCGGGGGATCTCTTCTGGCTGTGTCTGTTGCATAAACTCCTCCAGTACATCCGCGGCACCGGTAGCCTGCGCTTTGGCGTGATAAAAATTTCCCAGGTCGCGCAACGGTTGAAAGAATTCAGGAGCAAGAATAAGCACCAGAAAGCCGGCAAATAAGGTAACTCCGCGGTGATAATCCCCGAAGTGCAATACACCAAGGTAGGAGAAGCCAAAATAGACGGCGACAACAGCAATCGAAATTGCTGCAAAAAACTCCAGAACCGCTGACGATAAGAAAGCCATTCGCAAAACTTCCATTGTGCGTTGGCGAAACTGTTCCGAGCTGTCAGCGATAGCCCTCTGTTCAGCAGCACCACGCTGAAACAGACGCAATGTTTCCAGTCCACGTAACCGGTCAAGAAAGTCACCACTTAATCGTGCCAGTGCATGGAAGTTTTTGCGGTTTGCTTCTGCCGCTCCCATGCCAACCATCGCCATGAACAGCGGGATCAGCGGGGCGGTACAAAACAGTATTAACGCGGCTGCCCAGTTGAGTGGAGCCAGTACCAGCAGGATCATTAACGGAATGAGTGCAGCCAGCGACATCTGCGGCAGGTAGCGGGCATAATAATCCTGCATATTGTCGACCTGTTCCTGCAACAGGGTAGTCCAGCTCCCGACCGGTCGGGTTTTAATCCACACCGGGCCACGAGACTCGAGGCGTTCGATGACCTGACCGCGGATGGCTTCGCAGATGGCGGTACCGGCCCGAAAACCAAACAGTTCTCTGAAATAATGCAATATCGCCCGCAGAATGAAGCATCCTGCCAGAGCAGAGAGTCGTGGTAGCAGTGGGTTATCCGTCGCTGGCCGGATAATGATAGATTCGAGCAGACTGGCTAACAGAGCGGCCTGAGCAATAATCAGAACGGCGCTGAATATTCCGGTGATCACAGAGAGACGTAACCAACGCTGGCCAAAATGGCGTTGCTGTTTCAGCCAGCGTATTAAAAACTGTTGTCTGGATTTATTCATGAGTTTTTGCTGTGAGTCCGGCAAGCTGAGGAAATGATTAATATTCCTTAATTTAATGCAGGAACTCTATCATGGCAGGCAACAAAAAGGCGACAGATTCGCTGTCGCCTTGTTTCATATCAAATACTCAGTAAAAATTTACCAGTCAGTTCCGGCTAAACCGTCCAGATAGCGCTCAGCATCCAGTGCTGCCATACAGCCAGTACCTGCGGAGGTAATCGCCTGGCGATAGGTGTGGTCCATCACATCACCGGCAGCAAAGACGCCGGGGATACTGGTCTGAGTAGCATTACCATGCAGGCCCGACTGAACCACAATATAGCCATTGTTCAGTTCCAGCTGATCGGCAAAGATCGCAGTGTTTGGGCTGTGCCCGATAGCAATAAACACACCTGCGACATCAATCTGCTCAGATTCTGACTGTCCGTCAGTGGATTGCAGACGAGCTCCTGTCACGCCCATTTCATCACCGGTAACGGCTTCCAGAGTCCGGTTAGTATGCAGAACAATGTTGCCGCTGGCGACTTTGTCCATCAACCGGTTGATCAGGATTTTCTCGGCGCGAAAACTTTCACGACGGTGAATCAGGTGCACTTCGGAAGCAATGTTAGAAAGATACAGAGCTTCTTCAACGGCAGTATTACCACCGCCAACTACCGCGACTTTCTGCTGACGATAGAAAAATCCATCGCAGGTCGCACAGGCAGAAACACCTTTTCCTTTAAATTCTTCTTCCGAAGGCAGACCGATATAACGGGCGGAGGCTCCGGTAGCAATAATCAGCGCATCGGCAGTGTATTCGCCGCTGTCACCGGTCAGACGGAAAGGGCGGTTTTTAAGATCGACAGTATGAATATGATCAAACACGATTTCAGTATCAAATTTCACTGCATGCTCGTGCATCCTTTCCATCAACCCCGGGCCGGTCAGGTGCTCAGGATCGCCTGGCCAGTTTTCGACTTCAGTCGTAGTAGTCAGCTGTCCGCCTTTTTCAACTCCGGTAATCAGCACGGGGTTCAGATTAGCCCGCGCAGCATAAACGGCTGCGGTATAACCTGCAGGCCCTGAACCCAGGATAAGTAATTTACTGTGTTTGGCCATGCTTTTTTCCTCAATAAACAGTCTGCTGAAAAACAATCTGCTGATTGTAGGCAAAGTGGAGAGCGAAAAAAAGAGTTCCGGGCTCGGGATTACTTATTATTGTGAATGCTAAAAGTAATCAGTCAGCGATAACACAGGTTTCAGGGCCGGATTTTGTGGACTATGAAGGTGAAAATGACCAAAAACAGCTTCCGAAAACCATTAATAACGGCCTGCTGCGGAATGATGTACTGAAATTGGATGTTTTGCTTTGACAATCGCCTGCTGTTTTGCGAAAACATGGGGGTAAGCAAATAAACTTCAGCAAACCTGAACCTGCATGAGTGCGGGGTCTGGTCACTGAATCATTAAACCTGAGCTTAATTTGGCAGCTTTTAGCGTGGACAGACAATGAAAGCTATTGAAAGCATCAATATACAGGTATTGCTTAAACATAACTCAGGTCCCGGATCAGTGACAGATTAAGGGGCAAGTAGTCTTAGGGAAGGAAAAAGAGAGACAATAATAATGACAGACAATAAGAAGCGTCCGGGCAAAGATCTTGATCGTATTGATAGA
This region includes:
- the infA gene encoding translation initiation factor IF-1, coding for MAKEDNIEMQGTVLDTLPNTMFRVELENGHVVTAHISGKMRKNYIRILTGDKVTVELTPYDLSKGRIVFRSR
- the aat gene encoding leucyl/phenylalanyl-tRNA--protein transferase, which codes for MYLPQLSEHPVSFPDPRSALREPDGLLAFGGDLSVERMVSAYRQGIFPWFSEQDPLLWWSPDPRAVLYPTEFHISRSMARFQRTSRYTVTIDRDFSSVIHGCATQREDGTWITNEVIAAWQELFCAGLAHSVEVWDGGKLTGGLYGMALGQLFCAESMFSRAENASKTGLMKFCQHFSAHGGQLIDCQILNPHTASLGVREIPRRHYLQQISTLQDLQLDANCWQSGPVI
- the cydC gene encoding heme ABC transporter ATP-binding protein/permease CydC; translated protein: MSALLPFLRLWRRHGLLLSLGLLLAIVTLLASISLLTLSGWFLAASALAGTAGLYSFNYMLPAAGVRGAAIIRTAARYFERLVSHDGTFRVLQHLRVYTFSKLFPLSPAGLAEFRQGDLLNRFVADVDNLDHLYLRVLSPLAGALLVIIAVTFGLSFLSLPLALITGGIMLLSLLLLPILFYRLGVSSGQQVTALSAAYRLQLTRWLSSMAELKIYQHDKHWQQQLSQTGQNLADAKQQQHSLNAASQSVLMIITGITVCMILWLGSLWLNSPGQDPTFIALFAFCALAAFESLGPVAASFLHISRVVLSARRLTELLDKPPQVIFPAQSTASQTTGIALKVTDLSFAYPGQQQLVLDGLNLQVSCGEKIALLGFTGCGKSTLLQLLTRAADPLQGNICFNQLPLKEWDETSLRQRTSVVTQRVALFNQTLRDNLRLAADNSSDSELIAVLQLTGLDALLENEGLDSWMGEGGRTLSGGELRRLAIARALLHQGDLWLLDEPTEGLDASTEQQILELLQRVTQGKTVIMVTHRLNGLDKMDRICVMENGGIIEQGSHQQLLKLHGRYRQFCQRLTGE
- the cydD gene encoding heme ABC transporter permease/ATP-binding protein CydD: MNKSRQQFLIRWLKQQRHFGQRWLRLSVITGIFSAVLIIAQAALLASLLESIIIRPATDNPLLPRLSALAGCFILRAILHYFRELFGFRAGTAICEAIRGQVIERLESRGPVWIKTRPVGSWTTLLQEQVDNMQDYYARYLPQMSLAALIPLMILLVLAPLNWAAALILFCTAPLIPLFMAMVGMGAAEANRKNFHALARLSGDFLDRLRGLETLRLFQRGAAEQRAIADSSEQFRQRTMEVLRMAFLSSAVLEFFAAISIAVVAVYFGFSYLGVLHFGDYHRGVTLFAGFLVLILAPEFFQPLRDLGNFYHAKAQATGAADVLEEFMQQTQPEEIPRSQTQPQWNGPVTLCATDLVVTTASGHPLTQPLNFTLQAGKRVALLGTSGAGKTSLINALLGFLPYQGSLKVNGCELRDADIVHWQQMIAWVGQNPTLPADSLRQNITFGRVCSEQQFEQALLASGVTEFIPQLAQGADTLIGDNATGLSVGQAQRVAVARALLLPSSVLLPDEPAASLDSHSEQRVMQALQAASLQQTTLMITHQPEGLQQWDEIWVMSHGQIIQQGDWQTLSDSRGLFSELLSHSRQEIQL
- the trxB gene encoding thioredoxin-disulfide reductase, with amino-acid sequence MAKHSKLLILGSGPAGYTAAVYAARANLNPVLITGVEKGGQLTTTTEVENWPGDPEHLTGPGLMERMHEHAVKFDTEIVFDHIHTVDLKNRPFRLTGDSGEYTADALIIATGASARYIGLPSEEEFKGKGVSACATCDGFFYRQQKVAVVGGGNTAVEEALYLSNIASEVHLIHRRESFRAEKILINRLMDKVASGNIVLHTNRTLEAVTGDEMGVTGARLQSTDGQSESEQIDVAGVFIAIGHSPNTAIFADQLELNNGYIVVQSGLHGNATQTSIPGVFAAGDVMDHTYRQAITSAGTGCMAALDAERYLDGLAGTDW